The Couchioplanes caeruleus nucleotide sequence CTCGGCGCCGGCGCTCACCGCGCCGGCCTGTGCGCTGGTGTGCTCCGCTCCCCCGGCGAGCTGTGTGCTCACCGCGCTCAGCTCCGTGGCGGCCACGGAGACCTCCCCGGCCTTGGCGGAGACCGCGGCGACCAGCTGCTGCATCCGGTCGGCGCGAGCAGCACGGACATGGCCACCACGAGGCGGGTGCTGATCCGTACGCGCCTGAGACCTGCCGTCACCGCTCCACCTCGGCGTCCGTCGTGTTCGTCCTCGATGCACGTATCGGCCCATCGGGATGCTTCTTGAGCTCCCGTTGACCTTTCGCGGGCGCGGGGCTAGCGTTTCCGCCACGGTACGGCGCGAACATGTGTTCGTATGCCGAACACTCGGAGGTGGCGGCGTGTCGGTCAACCGGTCCCTGCTCATCGGCGGCGAAGAGGTCCCCGCGGCGCACGGGCGTACCACCGAAGATCTGAACCCGCACACGGGCGACGTCCTCGCCGAGGTCGCCGCCGCGTCCCCGGCCGACGTGACGCGGGCGGTCGACGCCGCGTCCGCGGCGTTCCCGGCCTGGTCGGCCACGCCGCCCACGCAGCGGCGCCGGGTGCTCTCCCACGCCGCCGACCTGCTCGAGGAACGCGCCGCCGACGCCGCGGCGCTGATGGCCGGCGAGACCGGCGGCGCCCTCGGCTGGTCGATGTTCAACGTCGGGCTGGCCGCCGCGATGCTGCGCGAGGCCGCCGCGGCCACCACCCTGCCGGTCGGCGAGGTGCTCGCCTCCGACAACCCGGACGTGCTGTCGCTGGCCGTGCGCCAGCCCGCCGGCGTGGTGGCCGCCTTCGCGCCGTGGAACGCCCCGCTGATCCTCGGCACCCGCGCCGTCGCGGCTCCCCTGGCCGGCGGCAACACCGTCGTGGTCAAGGCCAGTGAGGACGCGCCGCTGACCTGCGCGCTGTTCATCGCCGACGTGCTGCGCGACGCGGGCCTGCCGCCCGGCGCGCTCAACGTGCTGACCAACGACCCGGCCGACGCGGCGCGCATCGCCGAGACCCTCATCGCCGACCCCCGCGTCCGCCGGGTCAACTTCACCGGCTCGACGAAGATCGGCCGGCGCATCGGCGAGCTCGCCGCCCGCCACCTCACCCCCGCCGTCCTCGAGCTCGGCGGCAAGAACTCGATCCTCGTGCTCGACGACGCCGACCTCGAGTACGCCGTGGACGCCGTCGCGTTCGGCGCGTACCTCAACTCCGGCCAGATCTGCATGTCCGCCGACCGGGTGCTGGTCGACCGTACGCTCGCCGGCGAGTTCGCCGCCCGCCTCGCCGAGAAGGCGAAGACGCTGCCCGGTGGCGACCCCACCGACCCGCACACGGTGATCGGCCCGCTCATCAACGCGGACGCGGCCCGGCGGGTGGCCGGCCTGGTCGACGACGCCGCCGCGGCGGGCGCGCGGGTGCTCTCCGGCGGCGGCGCACCCGACGGCGCGCACTACCCCGCCACCGTGCTGGCCGGGGTCACCCCGGACATGCGCATCCATACCGAGGAGATCTTCGGGCCGGTCTGCACGGTGCTGCCCGTCGACGGCGAGGACGAGGCCGTCGCGGTCGCCAACGACAGCCCGTACGGCCTGACCGCCGGCATCGTCACCCGCGA carries:
- a CDS encoding aldehyde dehydrogenase family protein, whose product is MSVNRSLLIGGEEVPAAHGRTTEDLNPHTGDVLAEVAAASPADVTRAVDAASAAFPAWSATPPTQRRRVLSHAADLLEERAADAAALMAGETGGALGWSMFNVGLAAAMLREAAAATTLPVGEVLASDNPDVLSLAVRQPAGVVAAFAPWNAPLILGTRAVAAPLAGGNTVVVKASEDAPLTCALFIADVLRDAGLPPGALNVLTNDPADAARIAETLIADPRVRRVNFTGSTKIGRRIGELAARHLTPAVLELGGKNSILVLDDADLEYAVDAVAFGAYLNSGQICMSADRVLVDRTLAGEFAARLAEKAKTLPGGDPTDPHTVIGPLINADAARRVAGLVDDAAAAGARVLSGGGAPDGAHYPATVLAGVTPDMRIHTEEIFGPVCTVLPVDGEDEAVAVANDSPYGLTAGIVTRDVTRGLAVARRLRTGCAHVNDQSVDDDPIAPFGGLGDSGYGRFGGRAGVEAFTDLRWITLQQRPKQFPF